GCTGCTACCCGTAACGGAAGTGTTGGCGGTTATTTTCTACAAAGAGAAGTTTCAAGCTGAGAAGGGTGTTTCTCTGTTTCTGTCGCTCTGGGGCATGGTGTCTTACTTCTATGGGGAGATTAAACatgagaagaagatgaagaaaaagaagagcaGCGACATGGAAGCAACAGAGATGCCTGAAATGGGAGTGATTGAAAAATGAGAATGTACTGTTTATGTTATTGGTTGTTGTGAAATCTCGGAGAACATTATGGTAGTATAGATTTTTCTACTATGTTTGGTTGTGGTGTTCTTCATAAAAAGTATGGTCACATATAAGGCAATACTAGATAAGAATCTATGTATTCGAATTCCAAGTATGTCGACGGACATACTCACATCAATTATTGTTTATACAGAGCATGGAATTCTATTACACGATttgtctttaaaaaatatttcagaaaatagaaaaaagaaatttaaactCATAGATCTCTTGACTGATGTAATGTAACACTATATTAGCAATTTTTTATTCAACCAGACTTTAATGTCCCTACTCCATCAACCCATTTATTCCTGCTCAAAAGTTTCATAAAAGTTTCATTTGAATCAATTTTACTCTCTTTATAGTAAAAGTTAAGGTATGATGTTTTACTATAATATGTACATAATGGTTGATTATTGTACTTTTTGATTTGGATCCGACTTTAGCTTATCAATAAATTAAGATTAGTATCAAAATAACTATCGTCACCGAGCTAAGAAAAGTCATCGTGCTTTTTTGTCCGTAGGTTAATGAAAAAGGTGATGATATGATAAAATCACGCGTCGTCTATATTTGACATTCTTAAACTCTTCAGTGGTCTTTTTGCAGTTGTTTATTCTTAGGCTCTGTTCGTTGGGATAGATTTGGAGGAGAtaatttgaatggatttgaatggatttgagggtaattttttagttgtttcttgagtggatttgtgggtaattgagagtggatttggaagtaaagtttgtgagaattagtgtaggatttgattgatgtgatagattttaaaaattagtttaattgatagaaattaaagattaccaaaatgcccctaggtataaaagtaatataaaatgttatatttaattataaaaatgtttataaaaaaattatgaataatttataaaattaatgtttaaaaattataaatattaaataatcaacttatttttaataaattagaaaatacaatatacctaattttattaaaatgtacatctttttaaattataatattaaaataattattaaaaaaactgaaaaaatatatattgcgtaaccggttacgtgttcgtgtaaccggttacgcgttcGCGTAACTGGTTACGGGTTCGCGTAACTGGTTACGCGTTCGCGTAACTGGTTACGCGTTTGCGTAACTAATTATGCGTTCGCGTAACAGGTTACGCGTGTGGAAGCAAAATTATTCTTCTCTGTAACCGATTACACTCTACTGTAACCGGTTATTAATGTGTTATTTTTGGCTGAAGCAAATGGGTATATTAGTCTTTCCCTCGTAAATCATCGCAAATCCTCATACATTTGCGAGATGAGCTGAATAGTGCAATCCCGCAAATCAGCGAATATCCGTCTTACCAAATCCGCGCAAATCCACCAAAAAGAACGACCTTACTTTTGAAAATCTGTCCGCGGTAATTCATGTGAATAGTGTTTTCCCTCCAAACGAACAGAGCCTTAAAGAAAATATCTTTCCTTATGATTAGATCATCTGCAAAGAAATTATAATAGTTGTAATTGATCGACTTAAGGTTAAAGTaagtaaaatttttgttttatgtcttcaagaataaaaaaatccaaacaaaaatcaatactttatttcttttaaattaattgtaaattatgtttgagaaaaaaacttaattaaattattatgaataattgttaatttttttatctagaAAATTATACTTAATGGGTTAATAACATCTTTTTGggtaaataattttgtttagaaaaaaaaataatttgttattaccATTTTAGccatattatcttttaaaaaatatattaaataaaattaattataacaatctaatagataattttatataaaaacattctaacaaaaaaaaattgaataaaattattacattttaatataaattattttattattaaataaaaaaaataatcttaatttaCATTTAGACCCTCACAAATTGTCATACTACTGTATAACACTTTAAAGACAAAAGAATATGTTAGGATTTAATTTGATATTCGAAAATAGTTTTTGTCatagtaataaatttaaattaacaaatacaggtttataatgtttttttataattataattttttttatttgacaaaaaTCATTATGTTCTCCTTCAACAAGAATAActtcaaaaatatctttttaattcatttttctatcattactatgttgttattattatatacaaagTTTATGTAAGATTTGAACTAAATAAAGCAAGTTTATGATGATTTAGATATGCACCaatttatatgaatttgaaGGCATTAGGGTATATATAAGTAATAACTTTGGATTATTTCATTAGCATGAAAAGTTTCCATTCTTTTGCATGATTGTTTCCTCGTATTGTCCCAtcatcacacacacacatttatACTTCCAAGGAGCATTAAAAAACACAGTCAACTAAAGACTAGTAACTCAAACAACTAGATTTAATGCAAAATCTTCCATTGGTTCACAACTCAAAATCCTATAATTTAAACCATTTTCACCTCTATTTTTTCCCAATGAGTTACATTACATAATTCCAGtgcaaaataaaagaaaggaaaaaataaatgcCTCCATTATGttcaagaataataataatatgacacacttttacatttatttgacacaaattacaagaataaaattatcaaaaaaattgtaaatttttgtattgtttaaaaaataaaaataaaaagtaaataaaaataatatcaaatgaacGTAAAATATTTAGATGTATAAAAAATCTTTACTCAACAATTATTCATTATCCACATCACCGATCAAAACAAATAaccatattaaatatattaattattaaataagttcaactttaatataaattaaatttattttttattactcatAAATAACATACTCTTGAACAtgaaaacaatgttttataaaagaataaaatattataatcttaAACGTGGATACGAAGACAAATAATAAGATTCTAACTATaacttaaatgtttttaatgGTCAAAATAAGATTTATTATTTAGAGTAGCAGATCCACTTAAATCttttatgaatatgaatataaaatattcaatgagtattaactaaatatttttttttaaagaacactagttatatttataaaattaatatggtgaattaatattttagttgaaataatatttaattttattaaaaaacgaAAGACTttggttaaaaataatataattagagATGTTTATAATGAAATggatgaaaagaataaaaaataaaatatcaatcaagatccatttttttaaacttttatattaattaagtgATCTAGTTTAATGTCagaaaactaataataaaactatttattatatttaaacataatttgaaataataaatataaattttttggcATTAAgtatatttcatttgttttgtaatttcattttattataattaaagaataCATTTCTATTTATCAAAAGTATACTAGCTatctgtattttcatttttaactatGAAATTAagcattttatttataattatgagaACAAATAAAACTATGAACACAtgataataatcataaaaatatttatgacatATTTATTccataaatttcattaaaaatgttTCACTTCGGTTAATAAAACAGTTTTaacaataaacatttttaaaatcaatgtaTCCTGAggacaaaaacattattttggtttaacttttatattaaatggaaaggaaaaggaaattaCTTGGGCAAACCATCGATTCCTATAGGACGAATCAGCACCGTCCGTTCATCTGCCCGGTGATGGCGAACCACCCCCTCTCCGCCGGAGTCAGACGGTACGCGCAACCCCTTCTTCGCTCTCAGCTTTCCTCATTACCATTTACCTTCTTAACCCGGAAAATTTCACTGCATCAGTTTTGTGGTCGGGACACGAACTCTTTGTAGCACAGTTGCTTCACGCGCTTCGACGTTGCACGTGCCGTTCTTGCGCAAGCTCAAATCCCCAAAGCAGAATCCATTGCCGGTGCTTCAAAATTGGGTGGACGAAGGCAACGATGTTTCACCCTCCCAGTTCAGAAGCATCGCCAGAACCCTAGTCAAATCGAAGCGCTACCACCACGCCCTTGAGGTTCGATTTTCTTCTGCCGTTTATTGCTTCCAATTTTGTTCATCGCTTTGGGCACCCGATTTTGAGAATATAGCTAGATTTAAATTAGTCTAAGTTATTAAGTTTCTTATAGTAATAGTAAAACAAATATGCTTGAAGTTATACAATAGGTTCATATGAAGAGAAGCAAGTTTGAGCAGCAACAGATGGAAGACTTGGTTTTCATCTAGTATAGCAAAACTCTTAACACAACAATTTGACGTTCTTGATGTGAATGGTCCCATTCTAATAAATGACATTGTTTACGGTTATTATGAGTGACCGGTTGCAGAAATGGGTGGAACGGAGACACTGATAAAGAGGAGCTGGGTTTTTGTGAAAATACTTTTGTCTTGGGAAGTTTTTGCTCACATAATTGGGGCTGGGGAGGGTACAACCTTTACTAAACTTCAAACAAAATTGAAGAGAGCAACTTCGAGGCATTGAAGCTCTAGGGCAGGGGATATTATTGAAGATGGAGCGGAAAAAAGGGGCGCAAAATGTAGAAGTGgagagaaatgaaaagaaagaggatGAGATATGACTATATTATTGATGATAGCAATAATCTTTAAGAAAGCTCAAGATATATTGGAGatgatgagtttgattgaaAAATAAGGATAATTCTTgcttatatttgtttttaggCATCGAATCTATAGGTTATGCCTTAGAGGCCTAAACTTATTTAGCAATTGATTTGGTGCTGCATTCTTTATTTGTCATGCCTCGTGTTGTATTGACTTATTGCTTTTATAATGCCATAGGTTAACTATGATTGTGCCTTTTAAATAATGCGTTTTGAGAATTAGGGGTGAGAATGTCTTAAAGTGCATTAGTTTGCATGTAGTATAAATTGTTTGCATTAAGTCTTCTATTTTTGCATTGACTGCTCTGCATTCCACTGTACCAATAGTGCTTTTGGGCCAGCCACTTTGCTCCACTTTCAAGGATTTACTGTGCAAGGCATTTCATAACCGACATTTTCCGATAAGGGATTCTTTCATTCTGTGGCAAGCATGTCATTATAATGCAATTAGGTTTTGAGACAGTGTATAGTAAATTAGATTAGCAATTGAAATTTGTCAATTATTGTTTTACAGTTATTTAAGTGGATAGAAAATCAGAAGAATTTCCGTATGATCCCAGTTGATCATGCTATGAAATTGGAGTTAATCATTGAAAATTATGGTTTAATGGAAGCTGAAGAATATTTTATGAATCTACCCGACTCGGCTACAAAGAAGGCGGCTTGTCTCACACTTCTTCGTGGATATGTAAGATATAGGGATACTACTAAGGCTGAGGCTTTAATGGTGAAGCTCTATGAGTTGGGGCTAGTGGTGAGTCCTCACCCTTTTAATGAGATGATGAAGCTGTATCTAGTGACCTGTGAGTACAGGAAGGTGCCCCTTGTTATCCAGCAAATGAAGCGGAATAAAATACCCTGCAACGTTCTCTCCTACAATCTTTGGATGAATGCCTATAGTGAGGAAGAAGGATATGGGATTGCAACAGTAGAGGCAGTTTTTAGACAAATGCAAAATGACAAGAACGTTGAAGTGGGATGGAGTAGTCTTGCTACATTGGCCAATGTTTACAAGAAAGCAGGGCAACCTAAGAAAGCCATTCTGGTTCTCAAAGATGCTGAAAAGAAACTGACTACCTGTAATCACTTCGGTTACTTCTTCCTCATAACACTATATGCTTCTTTGAAGGATAAGGAGGGAGTCTTGCGGTTATGGGAAGCTAGTAAGGCAGTTGATAAAAGAATCAGTTGTGCTAACTACATTTGCATACTAACATCCTTGGTGAAGCTCGGGGACATTCTGCAAGCCGAGAGAGTCTTCTCAGAATGGGAATCTAATTGTCGGAAGTATGATATCAGAGTCTCTAATGTTCTTTTGGGTGCATATGTGAGGGATGGATTAATGGAAGAAGCTGAATCATTACATCTCCACACGTTGCAAAAGGGTGGCTGTCCAAACTATAAGACAATGGAAATTCTTGTAGAAGGATACGTGAATAGGAAAAAAATAGACGAGGCTTTTATTGCAATGAAAAGAGCTTTGGCTATGACAAAAAATTGTCATTGGAGGCCACCACATGAACTTGTGTTGGCCATTGCGGAGATTTTGGAGAAAGATGGGAATCTTGAATATGCAAACATTTATATTACAGATATCCATAATTTTGGTCTTGCTAGTTTACCATTGTATAAAATATTGCTAAGAATGCACCTTTATGCCAACAAACCACCTTTACATATCCTTAAAATGATGGATGAAGATAAGATTGAGATGGATGATGAGACACGTTCCATTGTTAAAGCTTTCACTTTGTAGGTAACATCTGCTCCATTACGTTTTCCTGATTGCTTGTTACAAGTTGAGCAGTTTTCCCTCCTAAGAATAATTCTTGTTTTGTGAATGTGTTCAGGCTGAAAAGTTTGGAGGTGAAGCAGTAACCTGGAAGTTGATTTCATTCTTGGTAATCCTTTCCTTAGTAAAAAAGTTATCACAACGAGGCTGAGATAAGtgttcaaataaataaattatctaaGAGTAAACGAAAGTAGAtattggaagaaaaaaatgactAAGTGTCTACAACCTTCAATCTTTTTTGTCTTAGTTTCGTTAGcgtttttgtatttcttttttaaagacAACTCGTCCCGAGGACTAAAGTTGGATAACATTAATTATATCTCAAAAATTAGTTTCTGAAATGGGATATATTGGTaatgatttaaaattagtttttgaatTTAAGTTAGTTTTAATCTCACTCACCACGGGTTAGTAGCTAATCTAACCCAGCTTACTTATTAgcaagctgaaaaaatttgaaccggGCTCAATCCACTACGGATTGGCTCAATCCACTACGGATTGGTGGATTAAATGAATTGACTCAAtggctcatttaattataagttttttttaaaataaaaaaattttaattttttttaattcaaatctaaataaacgatatactaaaatgatgttaaacttcaaagataatttaaaataaaaaaatatcatacaattcaaGCGTACtccaaaaacatgtataaaagacgaacaaataagtttttaatattgatatttttgtatcacttgtccatttataatattagaaccttaaatagaaaaatctacaatatttttttttctttaaacatttttttatcaccatctataatataataaaaaaatattaactaataatattaaaacataaaataataaataattaaattaaattaggtgggttggtgagccttGGCTCACCACCAGTTCAACCCagtgagtcgggttgaaaactagtctgcataaaaaaattacatttctttAAATCCAACTCGGCTCAAACTTGCGGTGAGCTGGGTTGGCTCGtgggttacaacccattttgacaacactattGAATGCCTTAATACATAAAATCATAACCTTTTAGGTTCAATTTAATGAAATTCCGAAATGGTCGTTTGTGGATCTTATTTATCTcctaatatttataattgatgTCAATGTTAATTAGTAAGATATTTCATGCTTCTGCATAGGATTTTTAGTAGGATTGTAAAAAATGGTCATTCGACTCGGTTTGTCTTATCATAGATTAGTCACTTAGTGAGTTAATTTAACTTGATTTACTTGTTAGTGAGCTCAAAAAAATTGAGATGTTATTTATCATGAGTTGGTGAGTTAATCAGGCTGATTtccttaattataattttttttctttaatccaAAAAAAAGGTTACAATCTTTTTCTAATTGAAAGTAAATAAAGTTCAATCTACGTATAATCCaaaattatgttaaactttaaatactattcaaaattacaaaaatataatataatagtttttgttgtttaatataatttaatgtaatttaatgttTAGAATTCATGCATGAGTTGtatgttaaactttaaatactattcaaaattacaaaaatataatataatagtttttgttgtttaatataatttaatgtaatttaatgttTAGAATTTATGCATGAGTTGTGAGTCAATTTGGCTCATTACAGATTCAATTTGGATGAGTAGAGTTCTTAATGAGTCAAGTTCACTTTTAATCCGTgtcaaaatttgtaatttttttaatccaatcTGACTCGAACATGTAGTGGCTAAATTGACTCACGAGTTTTAACTCGTTGATAGttctaaatttaaatgtaaatctcctttaaaaaaattctaattagaGGACTTACCAAACTCATGAAAAGTTGTTCATGCTTACGAGAGAGTTTTTAAATAAGattcaaattaaattgtaagaaataaagataatatagaAAGAAGCAAAactataaagttttaaataattatttaagtgACAATAATctcacaagaaaacaaaataagttttaGACCGTAAAGGATAGAATCTTGAAGGAGAAGTTTGGTTATAATACTAAACTATATGAACAAAAAACCAACAACCTCACTTAGAAAAAAGAGTGCAAAGGTCACATATATGTATGCATAAGATATGTTAAATGTGTGAATTTCCAATTCTTATACCATATAATGAATAATGAGTTTGTTGGGGAAAAGCACAAGGGTATATATCTCTCTAATTCCTATGTCCTCTAATGAATGAGTTTGATGAGAAAGCGAAAAGATTTATGTACATTGGAAGTAACTTTGACATTTATATGTTacaataatgtaattttttattttcattttttgaaatatttgtaaTTGCTTGATAGTGTTTTATGAATTATTAGtagcaaaaaatatattttttgggtAAAACCTCAATAacaatttaaacttaataaggatataaatgtaatttcattttcttaatgcGTAGTGGATATCTAACAGGTACAAGTACTATGATATCTGAATCCGACTCGTTAATAAGTAAGTACTAAATTCTCATTACTTGTAGATCTATTACTCGCTACCTACGGATACCTATTACTCGCGGGTATCAACTATTCATAGCGGCGAGCATGAAATATGTAACACATGCATCAGTACATTAATACTATATCGACAttgaagtattttttataaatactatTCGAGCAATTTGGACAATATGTCGGTAATTAAACAACGGAAATTGATCTCACAcctaaaacattatatatatatagatatatatatatatatatatatatatatatatatatatatatatatatatatatatatatatatatatatatatatatgaaaaagaattaaattataaactCCTTTATTTACTCTATAATATacacataaattatatataattctgAACACTACGtagttgtaaaataaaatactatacCATAAATGGCAATGGAGAAATTTGAACTATGCAagcttctctttctttctatttctcgtcacatttcaattatattagattttaggtttaatgtctcaataggtccctattttcatcccaaatttgaaataggttcctgttatatttgaagtcttaattagatccttatttttgttaatttcatgCAAATAAATCCTTTCCGTCAATTTCAGAAAACGACGTTAAGGAGTGCGTGACGTGGCGTGtgtgaattcaattttttaatggtttaatgtctcaataagtccctattttcgtcccaaatttgaaataggtccatattatatttgaagtcttaattaaatctttatttttgttaatttgatgcaaataaatcctttcctgagtattaaaaaattgagacaTTAAACTATATTTACTTCATTTGAGTATACTATATTTACTTCATTCAAAATTTCtgagtattaaaaaattgaattcacaCACGCCACGTCACGCACTCCTTAACGCCGTTTTCTGAAATTGACAGAaaggatttatttgcatcaaattaacaaaaataaggatctaattaagacttcaaatataacaaggacctatttcaaatttgggacgaaaatagggacctattaAGACATTAAAGTTAGACCTAACATTTCATCCTTTAGTTTCTTTCCATATTCAGCTTTTCcctttctattctttttttttcttgaacacGACATGGCTGAATAGGAGCTTAAAAGTTAGTCCCAAACAATATCTAAATTTTAGAAAGTTCATGAAATGCACAACAATTTTAGGGAAGTGTCATATCATCAAAAGTAAAGCAcacttttattgaaaaaatatttaaaactatcctgaagtatttaatttaaaagattttaaattctttaagaTGTAGAATTCTTAATAACACAAAATATACCAAATTTTCacaattacatttatttttagaGAAGACTTGAACTTAGGATTGAAAAATATACTCACAATCAATAAAGACATtatcaaaatatctttttcaCTACATTTGTCATACAAATCAGAAAAGAAACTCCCTGACTACAACTTCTTAAATCCAACTTGTGAATAACGtc
This Vigna angularis cultivar LongXiaoDou No.4 chromosome 4, ASM1680809v1, whole genome shotgun sequence DNA region includes the following protein-coding sequences:
- the LOC108330083 gene encoding pentatricopeptide repeat-containing protein At5g27460, whose translation is MERKRKLLGQTIDSYRTNQHRPFICPVMANHPLSAGVRRFVVGTRTLCSTVASRASTLHVPFLRKLKSPKQNPLPVLQNWVDEGNDVSPSQFRSIARTLVKSKRYHHALELFKWIENQKNFRMIPVDHAMKLELIIENYGLMEAEEYFMNLPDSATKKAACLTLLRGYVRYRDTTKAEALMVKLYELGLVVSPHPFNEMMKLYLVTCEYRKVPLVIQQMKRNKIPCNVLSYNLWMNAYSEEEGYGIATVEAVFRQMQNDKNVEVGWSSLATLANVYKKAGQPKKAILVLKDAEKKLTTCNHFGYFFLITLYASLKDKEGVLRLWEASKAVDKRISCANYICILTSLVKLGDILQAERVFSEWESNCRKYDIRVSNVLLGAYVRDGLMEEAESLHLHTLQKGGCPNYKTMEILVEGYVNRKKIDEAFIAMKRALAMTKNCHWRPPHELVLAIAEILEKDGNLEYANIYITDIHNFGLASLPLYKILLRMHLYANKPPLHILKMMDEDKIEMDDETRSIVKAFTLLKSLEVKQ